A portion of the Bacillus sp. es.034 genome contains these proteins:
- a CDS encoding 5-bromo-4-chloroindolyl phosphate hydrolysis family protein — MNTFLQFILRTVISFSVGTGSFIAYLLLFDMGFPLTLLSGVGTGILFFMIVKALQKKWWLNKNGLSGQEFRYINRNLKEAKEKVKRLQRQQLRVRSLGAFKQILEINRLSRRIYQLVRKEPKRFFSAESFFFYHLDSVVEITEKYTFLASQPGKNKETFLSLQQTRTTLDDLTGSLENDLQKVLADDMDHLQIELNFANQHLSHKKDLK, encoded by the coding sequence CCGGCAGTTTTATCGCTTACTTACTCCTCTTTGACATGGGATTTCCTCTTACACTCTTATCGGGTGTAGGTACCGGGATACTCTTTTTCATGATCGTTAAGGCTCTTCAAAAAAAATGGTGGTTGAATAAAAATGGTCTTTCCGGACAGGAATTTCGATATATAAACAGGAACTTAAAGGAAGCGAAAGAAAAGGTAAAACGGCTGCAACGGCAGCAGTTAAGGGTAAGGTCTCTCGGAGCTTTTAAGCAAATCCTTGAGATCAACCGATTAAGCAGAAGAATTTACCAACTTGTAAGAAAAGAGCCTAAGAGATTTTTTTCAGCTGAGTCCTTCTTTTTCTACCATTTAGATTCTGTCGTGGAAATTACCGAGAAGTATACGTTCCTGGCTTCCCAGCCTGGTAAAAATAAAGAAACCTTCCTGTCTCTCCAGCAAACCCGTACGACGCTGGACGATTTAACAGGTTCCTTGGAAAATGATTTACAGAAAGTGTTGGCAGATGACATGGATCACCTGCAAATTGAACTGAATTTCGCCAATCAGCACTTATCGCACAAAAAAGATCTCAAATAA